Proteins from a genomic interval of Pristis pectinata isolate sPriPec2 chromosome 9, sPriPec2.1.pri, whole genome shotgun sequence:
- the riok3 gene encoding serine/threonine-protein kinase RIO3, translating into MEPGLAAAAQPWREKCPWGAPPSTITPCSLSDVMSEELAKELQQQEQNAAFPHVIGIDAAALIGEGTETSSDLLLAQMLQMEFDREYDAQLRREENKLNGDSKVSISFENYRMVHPFEDSESSEDEVDWQDTRHDPYKLDKPSTNPKRGFAGKGKEITTKHDEVTCGRRNTARMENFAPEFQVGDGIGMDLKLSNRVFNALKQHSYSEQRRSAKIHEKKEHSTSDQAVDSKTRLLLYKMVNSGVLENINGCISTGKESVVFHANGGSLGDQMVPAECAIKVFKTTLNEFKNRDKYIKDDYRFKDRFSKLNPRKIIRMWAEKEMHNLTRMHKVGIPCPEVVLLKKHVLVMSFIGQDHVAAPKLKDVQLNNEDMKRAYHQVLHMMQQLYTECNLVHADLSAYNMLWHMGKIWLIDVSQSVEPTHPHGLEFLFRDCKNVSQFFQKVGVADAMGERDLFNAVSGLDITANNEVDFLAEIEALEKINEDHVQQHGKHADFESDESPVDD; encoded by the exons TGTCCGTGGGGAGCACCTCCTTCCACAATAACACCCTGCTCCCTTTCCGATGTAATGAGTGAGGAGCTTGCTAAAGAATTGCAACAACAGGAACagaatgcagcattccctcacgtcATCGG CATTGATGCGGCAGCTCTCATTGGGGAGGGCACCGAGACCTCCAGCGACCTCCTGTTGGCCCAGATgctgcagatggaatttgaccGGGAGTATGACGCACAGCTTCGCCGAGAAGAAAATAAACTGAATGGCGACAGCAAAG tTTCCATTTCGTTTGAGAATTACCGAATGGTGCATCCATTTGAAGATAGTGAAAGCTCGGAAGATGAAGTTGATTGGCAAGACACAAGGCATGATCCTTATAAACTCG ATAAACCTTCAACAAATCCGAAGCGAGGATTTgcaggaaaggggaaagagattaCCACCAAGCACGATGAGGTGACGTGTGGCAGGAGGAATACGGCTCGAATGGAAAAC TTTGCTCCAGAGTTCCAAGTTGGCGATGGAATTGGGATGGATTTGAAACTCTCTAACCGTGTTTTTAATGCACTAAAGCAGCATTCGTACTCAGAACAGCGTCGCAGTGCCAAGATCCATGAAAAGAAAGAACACTCCACTTCT GATCAAGCTGTAGATTCGAAGACCCGCCTGCTGCTGTACAAGATGGTGAATTCTGGGGTACTGGAAAACATCAATGGCTGCATCAGCACAGGCAAAGAGTCTGTGGTTTTCCATGCTAATGGGGGAAG CTTGGGGGACCAAATGGTTCCCGCAGAGTGTGCCATCAAAGTTTTCAAGACAACTCTTAATGAGTTCAAAAACCGGGACAAGTACATCAAAGATGATTACAGGTTCAAAGACCGCTTCAGCAAGCTGAATCCTCGCAAAATCATCCGCATGTGGGCAGAAAAGGAAATGCACAACTTGACCAG aATGCACAAAGTTGGAATTCCCTGTCCAGAGGTGGTTCTTCTCAAGAAGCACGTTCTGGTGATGTCGTTCATTGGCCAGGATCACGTGGCAGCTCCCAAATTAAAGGATGTTCAACTTAACAATGAAGACATGAAACGAGCCTACCACCAGGTCTTGCAT ATGATGCAACAGCTGTACACTGAATGCAAcctcgttcatgctgacctgaGCGCCTACAACATGTTGTGGCACATGGGGAAG atctGGTTGATTGACGTCAGTCAGTCTGTGGAACCCACTCATCCCCATGGACTCGAGTTTCTCTTCAGGGACTGTAAAAATGTATCTCAG TTCTTCCAGAAGGTGGGAGTTGCAGATGCGATGGGTGAACGGGACCTGTTCAATGCTGTCTCTGGTCTGGACATTACCGCCAATAATGAAGTGGACTTCCTTGCTGAG